In Saccharolobus solfataricus, a genomic segment contains:
- a CDS encoding FAD-binding oxidoreductase: MQEFINEIQRNFSNCVVEDLDKYKRDWTPLLILEEHLGKNLGKPLLVLSPSTTEEVSNIVKLANKYYVCIVPYGGGSSVVGGSYHNNCVILDLSKLNRIIEFNEEDLSVTVEVGIKIKDLEEWLNKRGYTLDYHPQSFYLATIGGAIAHKGSGSHSSSNIENLILWLEVILPNGKAVKVGSSIRTSMSPDLVRLFIGSEGTLGVITKAKLRIFPLAPYHTDLSFLFPNFHNAIKFTREYVLRTSPPHRIVVHDKESSEMMLNIPYNIALIRVRGYDEDLVNVNEKIIRQLAMRHNANEGDRSLIRSWREVFARKYEEQMTKIISQGLWNDTLDLGATWSAMPKLYDKLKESLNSMKGIKNVLSRVTHVYTNGASLYNVVVMEQDLELLKRVWETAARVIMQLGGTISHHHGVGILKKNWVKEELGEQYDLLLLIKRMIDSNNIMNPGKVFS; encoded by the coding sequence ATGCAGGAGTTTATAAATGAAATTCAGAGGAATTTTTCAAATTGCGTAGTGGAAGACTTAGATAAGTATAAAAGGGACTGGACACCACTCTTAATTCTAGAAGAACATTTAGGAAAAAATTTAGGAAAACCGTTGTTAGTTCTCTCTCCATCAACTACCGAGGAGGTTTCAAATATTGTTAAGTTGGCTAATAAGTATTATGTCTGCATCGTTCCTTACGGAGGAGGTTCTAGCGTAGTGGGTGGGTCTTATCATAATAATTGCGTAATCCTTGATTTATCTAAACTAAACAGAATAATAGAGTTCAATGAGGAAGACCTAAGCGTAACAGTTGAGGTAGGAATAAAAATTAAGGATCTTGAAGAATGGTTAAATAAAAGAGGATATACTCTGGATTATCATCCTCAATCCTTTTATCTAGCTACCATAGGTGGGGCTATAGCTCATAAAGGATCTGGATCACATAGTAGTAGTAACATAGAGAATTTAATATTGTGGTTAGAAGTGATTTTGCCTAACGGTAAAGCAGTTAAAGTCGGTAGTTCCATAAGAACTTCCATGAGTCCAGATCTTGTAAGGTTATTTATAGGCTCCGAGGGAACTTTAGGAGTAATAACTAAGGCTAAACTGAGAATATTCCCTCTTGCACCATATCATACTGACCTTTCCTTTCTCTTTCCTAATTTTCATAATGCAATAAAGTTTACTAGGGAATATGTTTTGAGGACCTCTCCTCCACATAGGATAGTAGTTCACGATAAGGAAAGCAGTGAAATGATGTTGAATATCCCTTATAATATTGCATTAATAAGAGTTAGGGGATATGACGAAGATTTAGTTAACGTGAATGAGAAGATAATTAGACAGCTTGCTATGAGACATAACGCAAATGAGGGCGACAGAAGTCTGATAAGAAGCTGGAGAGAGGTCTTTGCTAGAAAGTATGAAGAGCAAATGACTAAGATAATTTCACAAGGTTTATGGAATGACACATTAGATTTAGGTGCTACTTGGAGTGCGATGCCTAAGCTTTATGATAAGCTAAAGGAATCCTTAAACTCCATGAAAGGTATTAAAAATGTTCTGTCCAGAGTGACTCATGTCTATACTAACGGTGCCTCACTATATAACGTGGTGGTTATGGAACAAGACCTTGAGTTATTAAAAAGAGTTTGGGAGACTGCTGCTAGAGTTATAATGCAATTAGGTGGTACAATTTCCCACCATCATGGAGTTGGCATTTTAAAGAAAAATTGGGTTAAGGAAGAATTAGGCGAGCAATACGACTTATTGCTTCTAATTAAAAGAATGATTGATAGTAATAACATAATGAATCCAGGTAAAGTGTTTTCATAA
- a CDS encoding LLM class flavin-dependent oxidoreductase produces MVENKIKPELFWVMDYYSESGLTKREYYEQVAKEIEFAEKLGYRGVWIAEHHFIDYGIVPSTSVYLSHIASRTKNIRIGPAVATIVFKNPIQVAEEYSLLDTLSNGRLNLAMGSGYLKHEFAGFNIPQEAKREIFDEALDIILKLMSGESVSVNGKYFKYENIKINVLPLQKPYPPIWIAVLRAEAAYHVGKKGFNLMMIPYATVDKIDDVKPVTDSYKQGLKENTNAEISLAFHTHISKSFHDAVEESKEYLHRYVFSRLYAKRRTLDDLYNSGLLLLGGPEDVANQIYKIWKLTEVNRLMFLVDYGMKPLALIQDILINIREKVAKLLEERGIELDFIT; encoded by the coding sequence ATGGTCGAAAATAAGATAAAACCTGAACTGTTCTGGGTTATGGATTATTACTCAGAATCTGGACTTACTAAAAGGGAGTATTATGAACAAGTCGCAAAAGAAATAGAATTTGCGGAAAAGTTAGGATATAGGGGAGTATGGATTGCAGAACATCATTTTATTGACTATGGTATAGTCCCATCGACATCAGTATACTTATCTCACATAGCATCTAGGACAAAGAATATTAGAATTGGCCCTGCAGTCGCAACAATAGTATTTAAGAATCCCATACAAGTTGCTGAAGAATATTCACTACTTGATACGCTATCAAATGGGAGACTTAATCTAGCCATGGGAAGCGGGTATTTAAAGCATGAGTTCGCGGGATTTAACATACCTCAAGAGGCTAAGAGGGAGATTTTCGACGAGGCGTTAGACATAATTCTGAAGCTGATGAGTGGAGAAAGTGTATCAGTTAATGGTAAATATTTCAAATATGAGAATATAAAAATAAATGTTCTGCCCTTGCAGAAACCCTATCCACCAATTTGGATTGCCGTACTAAGGGCTGAGGCTGCATATCACGTTGGAAAGAAGGGATTTAATTTAATGATGATACCCTATGCTACAGTAGATAAAATCGATGATGTAAAACCAGTAACAGATTCGTATAAACAAGGGCTGAAAGAAAACACTAATGCCGAGATCTCTTTAGCCTTTCATACACACATTTCTAAGTCATTTCACGATGCAGTAGAGGAGAGTAAAGAATATTTACATAGATATGTATTCTCTAGGCTTTATGCAAAAAGGAGAACGTTAGACGACCTTTATAACAGTGGACTACTATTACTCGGAGGTCCAGAGGATGTCGCAAATCAGATCTATAAAATATGGAAATTAACAGAGGTTAATAGATTAATGTTCCTAGTAGATTACGGTATGAAGCCGTTAGCTTTGATACAAGATATCCTTATTAATATTAGAGAGAAAGTAGCTAAACTTCTTGAAGAGAGAGGTATAGAGCTTGACTTTATAACGTAA
- a CDS encoding homogentisate 1,2-dioxygenase, which produces MVFYHRQGELPKKRHTVFMKDGKLMREEVFGLNGFNGRYSLLYHLNPPTRIMKLGEWKSNTIGEWKDAEYRHHKLSTSKLRKSSDVFLDRIALIFNDNLIISFSKVDEGDTKLFYRNADFDEIYYVHSGEILFKSVFGEIEVKEGDYLVIPRGTTYTLSFKKNAELFIIEGKQIEVPKDYRNEYGQLVEGSFYYNRDLKLPVLRTYDENGNYKLVIKTVNGFQLVELDTHPFDVVGWDGYLYPFALSVYDLEPITGKLHQPPTAYTTFAADDFVVCTFVPRLFDYHPQSVPISYYHNNIDAEEIIFYSSGQFMSRRGINKGDITLHRGGHIHGPQPSAVEASLNKRGTYNDEVAIMVETQKRVKVSIYAKEIDDPTYPLSWYTS; this is translated from the coding sequence ATGGTATTTTATCATAGACAAGGTGAATTGCCTAAGAAGAGGCATACTGTATTCATGAAAGATGGGAAGTTAATGAGGGAGGAAGTATTTGGGCTTAATGGGTTTAATGGGAGATATTCCCTTCTCTATCATTTAAATCCCCCCACAAGGATAATGAAATTAGGGGAGTGGAAAAGTAATACAATAGGGGAGTGGAAGGACGCTGAGTATAGACACCATAAACTCTCAACCTCAAAATTAAGGAAAAGTAGCGATGTTTTCCTAGATCGTATAGCTCTAATATTTAATGATAATCTCATCATATCCTTTTCAAAAGTAGACGAGGGAGATACTAAATTGTTTTACAGAAACGCCGATTTTGATGAGATATATTACGTACACTCAGGGGAAATATTATTTAAAAGCGTATTTGGGGAAATAGAGGTAAAAGAGGGAGATTATTTAGTAATTCCCAGGGGAACTACTTATACACTCTCCTTTAAGAAGAACGCAGAGCTTTTTATTATCGAAGGCAAGCAGATAGAAGTGCCTAAAGACTACAGAAATGAATATGGACAATTAGTTGAGGGCTCCTTCTATTATAATAGAGATCTAAAATTACCTGTTTTAAGAACTTATGACGAAAATGGTAATTACAAGCTAGTTATCAAAACAGTTAATGGTTTTCAACTGGTAGAGTTAGATACGCATCCTTTTGACGTTGTTGGTTGGGATGGTTATCTTTATCCTTTTGCCTTAAGTGTTTACGATTTAGAACCCATTACCGGTAAACTACATCAACCACCAACAGCCTATACTACTTTTGCAGCTGACGATTTTGTTGTATGTACGTTTGTGCCTAGATTATTCGATTATCACCCCCAGTCTGTTCCGATATCTTATTATCATAATAATATTGATGCTGAAGAGATAATCTTCTATTCCTCTGGACAATTTATGAGTAGAAGAGGAATAAATAAGGGTGACATAACCCTACATAGGGGAGGCCATATACATGGACCACAGCCAAGTGCAGTTGAGGCAAGCCTTAACAAGAGAGGTACATATAACGATGAGGTAGCCATTATGGTAGAGACACAGAAAAGAGTGAAAGTGTCTATTTACGCAAAAGAGATAGATGATCCAACATATCCATTATCATGGTATACCTCATAG